The Flavobacteriales bacterium genome contains the following window.
GGAAGGGAGAGGATGCCGTCCCAGCGGCCAAGCGCGCCGCCGAAGAACTGCAGAAGCAGATGGAGGCTGCGATGCGGGCGAGGGGGTTGTGCTGAGACGTTCTTCCGGCTGGATCGCTTCGTCGTTCCTCCTCGCGATGACGGTTCGACAACCGTCATCGCGAGCCCTTCGCAGGGCGACGCGATCCAGCACTAGGAAGTGTGCGCTGTTCTGCACATCTTGTCGCTCATGCCCCTGACGAAATCCCCGTCGCTTGCTGAGCCGCCTCGGCTGCCGGATTTCCCGCATGGCGAGGACCTGCTCCAGTTCATTTGGGAGCAGCAGCTTTTCGCACGGCATGATCTCGCCACAGTAGAAGGAAACTCTGTGGAGGTGGTGAAGCCGGGGCGTTTGCAACCCAACTCCGGTCCTGACTTCCACGACGGGCGTATCCGGCTCGATGACCAGTTGTTCGCGGGGAACATCGAAGTGCATGTGCGTGCGAGCGAGTGGTTCCTGCACAGGCACCACGAAGATCCGGCCTACGACAACGTCATCCTGCACGTTGTTCACACCCACGACATGGATGTGCGCACGAGCAAGGGCGGCCGCGTGCCCACCTTGGTGCTCGGCGATCGCATAAGCAAATGGAGCTTGGCGGCATACGAGCGCTTGATGCACACCAAGGCGTGGGTGCCGTGCGCAGGTTCCATCGGTGCCGTCGATCCAGCGCGCATCGACTTCTGGTTGGAGCGGCTGCTCATTGAGCGCTTGGAGCGTAAGACGAAGGACGTCGAGCAGGTCATAGCGCGCTGTCGTGGAGATGAGGCCGAGGCTTTCCACCAGCATTTGGCCGCTGGCTTCGGCTTCAAGGTGAACGCCGAACCCTTCGCCCAGTTGGCGCGCGCGCTGCCGCTGAAGGTGCTGCTCAAGTACCGCGACAACGCTTTGCGCACCGAGGCACTTGTTCTCGGGACGGCGGGTCTTCTGCAAGTGGATTTCGTGGATGAGCATCCGCGGCGGATACAGGAAGAATTCACGGCGCTGGCGGTCCTCCATGGATTGAGGCCGCTTTCCCCGGCGATCTGGAAGTTCGGTCGATTGCGCCCGGCCAACTTCCCCACGGTGCGCCTAGTGCAATTCGCCCGGCTGTTCTCAAAGCTCGATGGCGTTTTCGGGCGTTTGTTGGAGCAGGAGCGTGCCGCGGATCTCATTCCTCTGCTCGAAGTGGAGGCCGACGGTTATTGGCATGACCACTGGCTACTGGACAAAACCGCCAAACCGGAGCCAAAGCGTTTGGGCAGCACGGCCGCGGAGCTGCTGGTCATCAACGTCATCGTGCCTTTCCTCTTTGCGGTGGGCCGCTTGCACGGCAAACCCGAACTGGCCGACCGCGCGCTTGGCCTGCTCGATCAGCTACCGCCCGAAGCCAACACCATCATTGAGGGCTGGGAAAGTCTCGGCATCCGTGCCCGCTCTGCCGCACGCACCCAACCCTTGCTCGAACTGAAGAACGAATACTGCGGGCAACGCCGTTGCCTACATTGCGTCATCGGCACGGAACTGCTCAAGCGACCTGCACCATGATCGACCGCATCAAGACCGTTACGGAACGCCAGGCGTTCGGCGTGTGCGCATGGTGGGGCGACAAGCTCAACATCAAACCCGAGCAAGTACGCCTCAGCTTCATCTATCTGGGCTGCATCACTGCTGGCCTGCACCTCGTCGTCTACCTGGTTATGGCTTTCGTGCTCCAGCACAAGGAGCGCATCAAGCGTCCCTTCAGCAAGCGGAGCACGGTGTGGGAGTTGTAGGCTGGTGTCCCTCCATTCCGTAGGCTTGCATTCCCTCCCGTTCCGCACAACGTGCCCGTTGCGCAGCCCGGTTGCACCGCGATGAACACGGACATCATCATCATTGGATCCGGGGCCGGGGGCTTGTCGGCCGCCATTTGTCTGGCCCGTGCGGGCAAGAAGGTCCTGGTGCTGGAGCAGCACGATGTCCCCGGCGGCTGGTGCCACAGTTTCCAATTGCACGGGCACCGCTTCAGTCCGGGTGTGCACTACATCGGCATGATGGGCGAGGGGGAAAGCACCCGCGAACTCTATGAAGGCCTGGGCGTAGCCAACGACATGGTGTTCTTCCGCATGAACCCCACGGCCTATGAGCATTGCTGGATCGGTGAACACCGCATCGATATGCCTGCGGGGATGGACAACCTGTTCGAGCACCTTGCCGCTCGTTTCCCGCACGAGCGCAAAGGGTTGAAGCGCTACCTCACCACGGTGCGCAACGTCAGCGACCAATTGCAGCTCATTCATCGCATGAGCGGTTTCTGGGACCACCTCACCATCCCGTTCCGCACGCGGCACTTGGGCAAGTACGGTCTGTTCAGCTTGAAGCGCGTCATCGACTGGCACATCAAAGATCCGCTGCTCAAGAGCGTGCTCAATGTGCAGTGCGGCGATCATGGGCTTCCGCCGAGCCTTGCGCCCTTCCCGGTGCACGCTGCTGTGATGCAGCACTACTTCGATGGTGGCTACTACCCGATAGGCGGTGGCGCCGGGATCGTGAAGGCCATGACCAACGCGATCAAGAGGCATGGCGGCGTGGTCCGCACCAGCGCGCGCGTAAAGCGCATCCTGCTGGAGGGCGAGGGCAAGCACCAAAGCGTGGTTGGCGTTGAACTCGCCGATGGTGAAAGGATATCTGCGCCGATAGTCATCAGTAACGCTGATCCGCATAAGACATATATGGGCATGGTGGGACGCGAACGATTGAATGCGGGCCTGCTCAAACAGCTGGACCGGTCGCGTTACTCGGTCACCAGCATCATGCTATTCGTGACCGTGGAAATGGACGTACGCGCCGCTGGTCTCGACTCCGGCAACATCTGGATGCTGCGCGACAACGTGGACATGGAGGTGCTTTTCCGCGACATGTCCCGCAATGACATTCTCACGGACGACGAGTTCCCTGCGGCTTTCATCAGCTGCCCCACACTGAAGGACCCGGCCAGCTTCAACGGCCGTCACCACACCATCGAGATGGTGACCTATCTCGACTACAAGGCCTTTGAACGCTTTGAGGGGATGGAGGAACGATCACTGGAGTACCTCGAATGGAAGGCCCGCATCCAGGAGAAGATGTTGAACGGATTGGAGCGCGTGCTGCCCGGTGTTCGCAAGCATGTGGTGCATGCCGATATCGGAACACCCATCACCAACGAGCACTATGTGCAGAGCACACGGGGCAGCGTGTACGGCACGGAGAAGACCCTGAAGCACGTTGGTCCTTTCGCCTTCAAGCCGAAGTCGCCGATCCGTGGCCTCTATCTCACCGGTGCCAGCACCCTTACGCACGGTGTCGCAGGTGCCTCCATTTCAGGGGTCATTACCGCAGCGCAAGTGCTGGGCTGCGCCAAGGACGATCTCTTGAAGTCCGACCCGACACAACGACTGCGCATCCATGATGCAGAGGATGCCACCACCTGGCCGGAGTTCGTGTTGGCGAAACGAGCGGATCGCGCTCGGCGGTCGGGGGCGCCAGCTGACGTGGGATAGCTCAGATGTGCCGCTTAGCCTTGCCGATTATGCAAGGCGCCCCATCTTCGCCGCATGCGCATTCTTGTCACCGGTAGCAACGGTTTGTTGGGGCAGAAGCTCGTGGCGGCGCTGAAGCACGACCCGGAAGTGCAGCTCATCGCCACTTCCCGGGGAGATGATCGCACACCCGTCCCTTCGGGCTATACGTACACTCCCTTGGATTGCACCGTTGCCGAGCAGGTGCTGACCGTGCTGCGCGATCACCGTCCCGACGCCATCATCCACACGGCTGCCATGACCAACGTGGATGCCTGCGAACTCGAACCCGCTGAGTGCCGCAGGCAAAACGTTCAATCCGTGGAGAACCTGTGCAACGCGGCCAAGACCATCGATTCGCACCTCATCCACCTCAGCACCGACTTCATCTTCGACGGTGAGGCCGGACCGTACAGCGAGGAAGATGAGCCCCGCCCGCTGAGCATCTACGGCCAGAGCAAGCTCGATGCGGAGCGTGCGGTGATGAACGCCGGGCTCCGACGTTGGGCTGTAGCCCGCACCATCATTGTTTACGGCATCGCCCCGGGCCTCAGTCGCAGCAATGTAGTGCTCTGGGCGAAGAGTGCTTTGGAGAAGGGGGAGCCCATCAAGGTGGTGCATGACCAATGGCGCATGCCAACATTGGCCGAGGACTTGGCTGACGGTTGCATCGCCATTGCGAAGGAGCGCGCCACGGGCATCTACAACCTATCGGGCCCCGATGGTATGTCCATCCTGGAACTCGTTCAGCGCGTGGGCAAGTTCTTCGGCTTGGACATCTCCGTGGTCCGCCCCGTTGACAGCGCCAGCCTGAACCAGCCGGCCAAGCGGCCACCTCGTACCGGGTTCGTGCTGGACAAGGCAGTGCGCGACTTGGGATACGCCCCGAGGGGATTTGAAGCAGGTTTGGCCGTGCTCAAGACCCAGTTGGCAGAGGTCAAAGGGCAGCCTTGAACGAGGACCGGTATTGTTTTCGCCTGCAACTGAGCTACATTTGGTCCAACCACAAGAATTTTCCACGGGTCGCACAATACCCACTTGTGGTGAACGTTAAAGCAACCGGACCGGCCTGTTCCACGTCAAAGGACCCGAACCGCCCGAGCCAACCTAAACCCACCGACGCATAGGCATAGACCTCTACCCTGAACTTCTGTTCCACTTAAAAAGGGAAGGTCATGCTTGTGAAGCGTCTTCAGCCCCAAAGGCTTGGGCATCTGTCCGATTCGGACCTGTTGAAACAGTACCTCGAAGGCCGTGAGGAGGCCTTTGCCACACTGCTGCACCGCCACAAGCGGAAGGTGTGGAGCCACATCTACCTCATGGTGCGCGACCGGGAGGTCACCGAGGACATCTTCCAAGAGACCTTCATCAAGGTGGTGAACGTGCTCAAAAGCGACCGCTACACCGACGAAGGGAAGTTCCTGCCTTGGGTGCTGCGAGTAGCGCACAACATGGTCATCGACCATTTCCGCCGGGGCAAGAAGATGCACCTGCTGCGGAGCGATGACGAGCATGACGTATTCGCCCGCATCAAGCAGACCGACCAGAACGTCGAGCAGCGCATGGTGAACGTGCAGATCGATGAGGACGTGCGCAAGCTCATCGACACCCTGCCGCCGGAACAGCGGGAAGTGGTGATCATGCGCACGTACATGAACATGAGCTTCAAGGAGATCGCCGACGTGACCCAGGTGAGCATCAACACCGCTTTGGGCCGTATGCGCTACGCACTCATCAACATGCGCAAGCTCATCGACAAGAACGCCATGATGCTGGAGCGGGCCTGATCGGCCATGGAATGACAGGTTCCGGGGCGGCCCATTGGGCCGCCCCGGTCATTTCGCGACCGGTCGAGGCCGATTTCGCTTGGGGGCACAATACACCGGAACCGAGGGGCGTTGTACACCCGAAATGCAAACCGCATGAACCACACTACCCTTCGTAAACGCCGTTCCACCCGTCCTCGCTTGAACCTCGAACTACAACCCGGACCGCGCCCTGAGACCCTGGCAGCCATACTCGGCTACAGCAAGGCACTGCGGGTGGTGGATGCCCCGCCCATCGGGAAGGTGGCCATCGTACTGAACTGAACCGGCTTATCGGACGGAAGCCCTGCTGCGAGCGGGGCTTTCGTCGTTAGGCTGCCCGTAGTTCCCGCATGGTGACCATCCGCTGTTGGGCGGGGTCCCATGCCTTCAGTCTGAAACAGCGGATGATGTCGGCGGGCCGTAGCGAGGTGCGTTTCGCTTTCACCAGTTCCGGTATGGCGGCGTGCGCCTCCGGCAGCCGGTAGAACGGGATGTGCGCATTGAGGTGATGCACATGGTGAAACCCGATGTTGCCGGTGAACCACTGCATCACCGGGCTCATCTCCATGAAACTGCTGCTGTCCATGGCGGCTTTCACGTAGCTCCAGCCGTCCTTGTCGGCGAACACCGACCCCGGGAAGTTGTGCTGGGCGTAGAACAGGTAGCTGCCCAAGGCGAACGTGACGAGGTAGGGCAGGAAGAACGCGAAGACGAGTCCCTGCCAACCGAAGAAGAACCACGTCGTCCACCCCAACGCAGCGTGGAAAACCAGCGTGAGCAGGCTGTCCCAGTGCTTGCCCCGATTGCTGATGAACGAGTTGAGGCACATGCCGATGATGAACACGAAGAGGTACCCGAAGGCGATGGCGAACGGGTGACGGATGAACAGGTAGGTGAAACGTTCGCTCTTGGTGAGCGTCTTGTACTTCTCCACAGTCACCACCGGGAAGGAGCCGATGCTGCTCGTGTAGAGCTTGCTGTTGTGTTTGTGATGGTGGTCGTGGCTGCGTTTCCAGATGCTGGGCGGGCTGAGCATCCAAACACCATAGAACCAGAAGAAGGCGTTGGCCAGCGGGCTGCGGTTGAGGATGCTTTTGTGCTGGTGGTCGTGGTAGAGGATGAAGACCCGTATGAGCGTTAGGCCCGCCAACACTCCGCTGATGGCCTTCAACCACCAGGTCGGCAGCAACAAAGCACCCAGATACCAAGCCACCAGAACGGCCACGGCCACACCCAAGTGCATCCAGCTCTTGCTGCGTAACTCATGGGCAAAGCGGCGTGTGGCCAGGATCAGGTCCTTGCCCTCAACCGGGGTTTTGTCCACTATGCGGCGGGCCGCTTGTGCTTCCATCGTCGGTGCGTCCACAGCCAAAGGTCGGGCTTATTGCGGATGTCGCGCTCCAAACGTCGGGTATGGAGCTGATTGATGTCATCCTCGGACATCGACCTCGGATCCGCGATGAGCAATTCGGCGCCCATCTCGTAGTAGCCACGCTCGGGCTGTTGTACGGAGATGTACACCACAGGGTAGCCCAGTTTCTTGGCGATGACCCCTGTTCCGGTGAACACCGGCGTGTCCTGGTTGAGGAAGGTGGTCCAGAGTGCTTTCTCGGGCGATGGCGTCTGGTCGGCGATGAAGGCCGTGGCCGTGAGCTGGTGCCTGTCCCGCACCATGCCTTTGAACGTATCGTGCATGGCATAGAGCCGGTTGCCCAAGCGGGTGCGCATGTGCACGATGAGCTTTTCGAAGTGCGGGTTCTGGAGCGGGTGGTAGATGACGATGAGCTGGTGCAGGCCCGGTTCCACGGCGAAGCGCGCACCGGCCAGCTCCCAGTTGCCGTAGTGGCCCATCACGATGATGACGCTCTGCTTCACCTCGACGAACGGTTTGAAGACATCCGCCCCGGGGAAGCTCACCCGCTTGCGGACCTCTTCCTTGGAGACGGTCAACGTCTTCAGTGTCTCCAAGGTGAGGTCGCAGAACCAGCGGTAGAAGCGCTTCATGGTGGCGCGCAGCTCGGCTTCGCTTTTCTCCGGGAAGCTGTTCCGGAGGTTCGTCATCACCACGTCCTTGCGGTAGCCGATGACGTGGAAGAGCAGGACGAAGACGAGGTCGCTGAGCAGGTACAGCAGCGGGAACGGCAGCAACGCGATGCCGTAGAGGAAGGGCAGGGCGATGTAGTAGCCGATGGCGCTCATGGATGGGGCGCGAAGATCAGTCGAAGAGCTCCTTCCTGCCGACCACGCTGCAGATGGGGCACTTGCGCGGGTCGTGCGCCTTGGCCGGGCAATGCTCGCGCCCGAAGTAGATGATGCGCAGGTGGAGGTCGGCCCAGTCCTTCTCGGGGAAGAGCTTCTTCAGGTCGGCCTCGGTGTGCTCCACGCTCTTGCCCGTGCTCAGCGTCCAGCGCCAAGCGAGCCGGTGGATGTGCGTGTCCACCGGGAAGGCCGGCACCCCGAAGGCCTGCACCATGACCACACTGGCGGTCTTGTGGCCCACCGACGGCAGTGCTTCAAGCGCGGTGATGGAGTTCGGCACCTTGCCGCCGTGCTTCTCCAGAATGATCTTGCTCAAACCGTGGATGCCCTTTGCCTTGGCGGGTGCCAACCCGCACGGTCGGATGATGTCCTCGATCTGCTGCACACTCAGCTTCACCATTTGCTGCGGCGTGCGCGCCTTTGCGAAGAGCAGCGGCGTGATCTCGTTCACCTTTTTGTCCGTGCACTGGGCGCTGAGCACCACGGCTACCAGCAGGGTGTACGGGTCTTCGTGGTCGAGCGGGATGGACGTGCGTGGGTAGAGCTCGGCGAGCTTGCGGGAGACGAAGGCGGCTTTTTCGGGGCGGGTCAAGGGTTTGCGAGCATGTGTTACAGCGAGCAGCGCTCAGGTCCAAGCCATCAACTTGTTCAATTGGGTGACACGGATCACTTCGCTGAAGAATCCTGTTGCCAGCCAACCACGGTAGCTCGAAGCGAGCGTGGGGTCCATTTTGTGGAACTCCACCAGTGCGGCGTCATAGCTCAATCCAACACGAAGAAAATGCTCGTGCAATATCGGATCCCTAGGGCTCTTCAAAAGGGTAAGGAGCACGTGGATCGGCTGGATCACCCTTTGAGAATGCAAAAAGGCACCGAACGCGCTGTCCTTTAAGAGCTCTTCGCCTTCGCGTGAAAGAACCAATGGGCCGGTGGTGACGATGGATGGACCAATTCGCGCATGCTCGCGAACGAAGGTTTGGTCAAGACCTTTTTGCGCGAGTAACTGGCCGCATTGCTCCTCGACCGATCGTGCAAGCCCGAGAACAAGATGCGCGATGCTGATTTTCGTGCCACCCGTCAGCAACGCTTCTTCCTTTGCATTCGCGAGCGCATCACGCGTCGATGGAGAGAAGTAGCGTTTCATCAGGTAAGCTACCACGCGAACTCATGCGCGTTCGATCCCCTCACGAACGTATGCGACTGCGTTGGGGTCTTCTCGCCTTCCACATGCACCAAGTTCTGCTGCTCGGCGAAGACATCGTGCAGCAGCGTGTTGGAAACGAGCAGGTCGTTCAGGGTGGCAACACCTTCCACCTGCAAGTAGCAGTACAACGTTTCCCCGTCGAGTTCTTTGCCCACCCACTTCCAGGCCATCTGCTTGTCCTCTTGGAAGAGTGAAAGGTGTTCCATGAAGTAGCGGTTCAACAGGCTGTCGGCCTTGGGGTGCTCCTTGTCCGACCCCAGCTTCAGCTCACCTCGACTTGCCAGCGCGTGTTCAATGTCGTGCGCGGTCATCTGCCACGTCAAGTCGAGCGTCTGCGTTTCCGGCTTGTGACGGATGGTGAGAATGGAGACGAAGAAATCGTGGGGCACCACAAAGGCTGAGGTGACGAGAGCGAGCAGCAGCAAACGCATTGGACAAAGATGGTCTCGGAGCGGGCTGTTCGGCACCGGCCTTCCGTGTTCGGCGATGATCAGCATCTTTGTTCAATGAGCACACCACTATTCCGTATCCCAACGATCATGGCGGCCAAGGCGGTCGCCCTTTCGCTTGTTGCCCAACCCGGAGCGCTTGATCCCACGTTCGCCACCGCTGGCAAGTACGTGCAGGACTTCGGCGCAAACGATAACCTGACATGCGTGAAGGTGCAGCCCGATGGGAAGATCCTTGCCGCCGGCACGGCCATCAACCCGAACTTCTCGGGCAAGTTGCTGGTGATGCGGTTGAACACTGATGGCACGCTCGACAACGGATTCGATGGCGACGGCACACTGATCGTCAACGCCTTCAACGAATCCTATGCGTATGACCTCTTTGTTCAGGCGGACGGCAAGATCGTGGTGGTGGGCGCGCGCTACGACCCGAACTTCTCCGCCTCCATGCTGGCCATGCGCCTGAACGTGGATGGCACCTTGGACACGTCGTTCGGAACGGGCGGCTACAGCGAGCCCAACGTGAGTGCAGCGGATGACTTCGCTTTTGCCGTGGCGCCCTTGGGCAATGGGCAGTTCCTAATGGCCGGCTCACGGATCGACGCCAACTTCAACAACCAACCTGTGGTGATCCGGCTGAACGCGGACGGTTCCGTGGACAACACCTTCGGCAGCAACGGTATTGCCGAGGTAACCGTTGACCAGATCGAGAACCAGTTCTGGAGCGTCGGTGTGCAGACGGACGGGCGCATCGTTGCCAGTGGCAGCTTTTCCGTCGACATCGGCGGGGGGCTCAGCGACCGCGACGTGCTGGTGGCCTGCTTTGACGCGAACGGTGTGCTTGATCCCACCTTCGGCGCGGGCGGCACGGTGGTGAAGGCCATCACCCCGAACGAGCAGGATGTGGCGTTCGGCCAGTCGCTCGATGCATCGGGCAACATCTTCCTGACCGGGTTCACCGAACAAGCGGACTTCACGTACGACGGCTTCCTGTTGGAAATGGACGATGCTGGTGCTGATGTGACCTCTTTCGGTACAGGAGGCACGGTCACCTTCAATCCACCGGTGGACCAGAACGTGTTCTATGATGTGGTACTGCAGCCCGATGGCAAGCCCCTGGTTTGCGGTACCTCCGGTGGTTTCATCTTCAGCCCTCGGGACCAGGTGCTGGCCCGTTACACCACCACAGGTGTGCTGGACAATACGTTCGGTACGAACGGATACGTGCTCAATAGCATCAACGGCGGATTCGACGAGGCCAATGCGCTGGTGTTGCAGAGCGATGGTGCGATCGTCGTCGCAGGGCGCGGCTACTCCGGCACGAACAACGACATCACGGTGTTCCGCCACATCAACGATATCAGCACGTCGGTCGCGGAAGCGGACGAGCCGTTCGCTGTGATGGTGCACCCCAATCCGGCCCGGAGGGGCATGTCCATCACCTTGGGGTCGGTGGAGGATGTGGTGCGCGTCCGGTTGTACGATGCACGCGGCGCGGAGCTGGTGCTCGATGCGCGAACGGTGAACGGTCCTGTGCGCATGCTCACGCTGCCCGCTGGTCTCGCGCCGGGGGCCTATGCGCTTCAGGTGGTCGGCGCCTCGGGCCGCCTCTCCGTCGCGCAGCTGGTGGTTCAGGACTGACCATCGTACGAGCGGCTGATCGTCCTGGCTGCGCATGGCGTGCAGGATGAAGATCGATCTCCTTGAGCAGCTCCACCATCCGCGGATCGCTCAAGTTCCGTTGATGAGCCGCTGGTAGAGCACGTCGGTAACGACGTTCTGCACATCCCGCGCCGGTGCGTATTACCAGCCAACGGGTCGTCCCCGGTGGTCGCCGATGGTCTTCCTGAGGGCCGTTTACATTCGCCCAATGCTGAACCAGCGCTCCCTTGTGGTGCTCGGCGCCTTCGTCGCCTGCACGCTTTCCGCCCAACAGGACCAACGCTACGGCCGCGACAAGTTCCGTCAGCTGGACCAGGAACTGCCCACGCCCAACGAGCAGCGCACCGCCAGCGGCGCCCCCGGCCATGCCTACTGGCAGATGAAGGCCGACTACAACATCAGCGTGGAGATCGACGAGACCACCGGGCCGATGCCGAAGCTCACCGGCAAGGAGACCATAACCTACCACAACCAGAGCCCCGACAAGCTGGACTATCTGTGGCTGCAACTGGACCAGAACATCTTCGAGCCGGGGAGCGATGCCAATCTGATCCGCACGGGAACCGTCGGCGATAGTGTGAGCCTAGACCAAGTGAGCAAGTGGGTGAAGCCCTTCGAAGGTGGCTACAAGATCACAGCGGTGACGGATGTGAACGGCGGCAAGCTGAAGCACACCATCAACAAGACCATGATGCGCATCGATCTGCCCAAGCCGTTGGCACCGGGCGGCACCTACGCGTTCAAGGTGGAATGGTGGAACTGGATCAACGACCGCATGAAGGTGGGCGGCCGCGGCGGCTATGAGCATTTCCCGGAGGAGGACAACTACATCTACACCATCGCCCAGTTCTACCCGCGTATGGCGGCCTACATGGACTACAGCGGATGGATGCACAAGCAGTTCCTCGGTGCCGGTGAATTCACCCTCGACTTCGGCGACTATACCCTGAACATCACCGTGCCGGGCGACCACATGGTGGCTTCCACAGGCGTGCTGCAGAATGAAAGTGCGGTGCTCACCGCCGAGCAACGTTCACGCTTGGCCAAGGCCCGCACCGCCACCGCACCGGTGATGATCGTTACGCCGGAGGAGGCATTGAAGAACGAAAGCAAGAGCGCGGATACGAAGAAGACCGTTGGCAAGAAGACCTGGACCTACAAGGCCACGAACGTGCGCGATGTCGCCTTCGCCAGCAGCCGCAAATTCATTTGGGACGGCATGAACCAACCCGTGGGCACGGCACCGAAGATCACGAACGTGCTCTGCATGAGCTTCTACCCAAAGGAAGGCAATCCGCTCTGGGAGCAATACAGCACCAAGGTGGTGGCACACACCATCAAGACGTACAGCAAGTTCACCTGCGATTACATCTATCCCGTGGCGCAGAGCATCCACACCGACAAGATCGGCATGGAGTACCCGATGATCTGCTTCAACGGCGGGCGCCCGGAGAAGGACGGCACCTACAGCGAACGGACGAAGTATGGCATGATCGGCGTGATCACGCACGAGGTGGGCCACAACTTCTTCCCGATGATCATCAACTCCGATGAGCGTCAGTGGACGTGGATGGACGAGGGCCTCAACACCTTCGTGCAATACCTCACCGAGCAGGAGTGGGACCGCGACTATCCCAGCTGGCGTGGCAAGCCCCGCAACATCGTCGATTACATGAAGGGCGACCCGAACGCCGCGCCGGACAAGGTGAAGGCGCGCATCGAGCCCATCATGACCAACAGCGAGAGCCTAACGCAGTTCGGCAACAATGCTTACGGCAAGCCGTGCACGGCGCTCAACATCCTGCGCGAGACCGTCATGGGCCGCGAACTCTTCGACCACGCCTTCAAGACCTACTGTGAGCGCTGGAAGTTCAAGCACCCCACGCCGGCCGACTTCTTCCGCACGATGGAGGATGCCAGCGGCGTGGACCTCGACTGGTTCTGGCGCGGCTGGTTCTACACCACCGATCATGTGGACATCAGCATCGAGAACCTGAAGTACAAGCGCATGGACCCGCGCGATCCCGTGCAGGCCGAGAAGCTGAAGCGCGAGGACAAGTCGCGCGAGGTGGTGGACATCAGCCGCGAGCGCAACAAGACCGACGTGACGCAAGTGGTGGTGGAGCGCGACCCCAGCACCAAGGACTTCTACAACAGCTTCGACC
Protein-coding sequences here:
- a CDS encoding DUF2851 family protein, whose protein sequence is MPLTKSPSLAEPPRLPDFPHGEDLLQFIWEQQLFARHDLATVEGNSVEVVKPGRLQPNSGPDFHDGRIRLDDQLFAGNIEVHVRASEWFLHRHHEDPAYDNVILHVVHTHDMDVRTSKGGRVPTLVLGDRISKWSLAAYERLMHTKAWVPCAGSIGAVDPARIDFWLERLLIERLERKTKDVEQVIARCRGDEAEAFHQHLAAGFGFKVNAEPFAQLARALPLKVLLKYRDNALRTEALVLGTAGLLQVDFVDEHPRRIQEEFTALAVLHGLRPLSPAIWKFGRLRPANFPTVRLVQFARLFSKLDGVFGRLLEQERAADLIPLLEVEADGYWHDHWLLDKTAKPEPKRLGSTAAELLVINVIVPFLFAVGRLHGKPELADRALGLLDQLPPEANTIIEGWESLGIRARSAARTQPLLELKNEYCGQRRCLHCVIGTELLKRPAP
- a CDS encoding PspC domain-containing protein, which codes for MIDRIKTVTERQAFGVCAWWGDKLNIKPEQVRLSFIYLGCITAGLHLVVYLVMAFVLQHKERIKRPFSKRSTVWEL
- a CDS encoding NAD(P)/FAD-dependent oxidoreductase, encoding MNTDIIIIGSGAGGLSAAICLARAGKKVLVLEQHDVPGGWCHSFQLHGHRFSPGVHYIGMMGEGESTRELYEGLGVANDMVFFRMNPTAYEHCWIGEHRIDMPAGMDNLFEHLAARFPHERKGLKRYLTTVRNVSDQLQLIHRMSGFWDHLTIPFRTRHLGKYGLFSLKRVIDWHIKDPLLKSVLNVQCGDHGLPPSLAPFPVHAAVMQHYFDGGYYPIGGGAGIVKAMTNAIKRHGGVVRTSARVKRILLEGEGKHQSVVGVELADGERISAPIVISNADPHKTYMGMVGRERLNAGLLKQLDRSRYSVTSIMLFVTVEMDVRAAGLDSGNIWMLRDNVDMEVLFRDMSRNDILTDDEFPAAFISCPTLKDPASFNGRHHTIEMVTYLDYKAFERFEGMEERSLEYLEWKARIQEKMLNGLERVLPGVRKHVVHADIGTPITNEHYVQSTRGSVYGTEKTLKHVGPFAFKPKSPIRGLYLTGASTLTHGVAGASISGVITAAQVLGCAKDDLLKSDPTQRLRIHDAEDATTWPEFVLAKRADRARRSGAPADVG
- a CDS encoding SDR family oxidoreductase; translation: MRILVTGSNGLLGQKLVAALKHDPEVQLIATSRGDDRTPVPSGYTYTPLDCTVAEQVLTVLRDHRPDAIIHTAAMTNVDACELEPAECRRQNVQSVENLCNAAKTIDSHLIHLSTDFIFDGEAGPYSEEDEPRPLSIYGQSKLDAERAVMNAGLRRWAVARTIIVYGIAPGLSRSNVVLWAKSALEKGEPIKVVHDQWRMPTLAEDLADGCIAIAKERATGIYNLSGPDGMSILELVQRVGKFFGLDISVVRPVDSASLNQPAKRPPRTGFVLDKAVRDLGYAPRGFEAGLAVLKTQLAEVKGQP
- a CDS encoding sigma-70 family RNA polymerase sigma factor; this encodes MLVKRLQPQRLGHLSDSDLLKQYLEGREEAFATLLHRHKRKVWSHIYLMVRDREVTEDIFQETFIKVVNVLKSDRYTDEGKFLPWVLRVAHNMVIDHFRRGKKMHLLRSDDEHDVFARIKQTDQNVEQRMVNVQIDEDVRKLIDTLPPEQREVVIMRTYMNMSFKEIADVTQVSINTALGRMRYALINMRKLIDKNAMMLERA
- a CDS encoding fatty acid desaturase yields the protein MEAQAARRIVDKTPVEGKDLILATRRFAHELRSKSWMHLGVAVAVLVAWYLGALLLPTWWLKAISGVLAGLTLIRVFILYHDHQHKSILNRSPLANAFFWFYGVWMLSPPSIWKRSHDHHHKHNSKLYTSSIGSFPVVTVEKYKTLTKSERFTYLFIRHPFAIAFGYLFVFIIGMCLNSFISNRGKHWDSLLTLVFHAALGWTTWFFFGWQGLVFAFFLPYLVTFALGSYLFYAQHNFPGSVFADKDGWSYVKAAMDSSSFMEMSPVMQWFTGNIGFHHVHHLNAHIPFYRLPEAHAAIPELVKAKRTSLRPADIIRCFRLKAWDPAQQRMVTMRELRAA
- a CDS encoding lysophospholipid acyltransferase family protein, which encodes MSAIGYYIALPFLYGIALLPFPLLYLLSDLVFVLLFHVIGYRKDVVMTNLRNSFPEKSEAELRATMKRFYRWFCDLTLETLKTLTVSKEEVRKRVSFPGADVFKPFVEVKQSVIIVMGHYGNWELAGARFAVEPGLHQLIVIYHPLQNPHFEKLIVHMRTRLGNRLYAMHDTFKGMVRDRHQLTATAFIADQTPSPEKALWTTFLNQDTPVFTGTGVIAKKLGYPVVYISVQQPERGYYEMGAELLIADPRSMSEDDINQLHTRRLERDIRNKPDLWLWTHRRWKHKRPAA
- the nth gene encoding endonuclease III, whose translation is MTRPEKAAFVSRKLAELYPRTSIPLDHEDPYTLLVAVVLSAQCTDKKVNEITPLLFAKARTPQQMVKLSVQQIEDIIRPCGLAPAKAKGIHGLSKIILEKHGGKVPNSITALEALPSVGHKTASVVMVQAFGVPAFPVDTHIHRLAWRWTLSTGKSVEHTEADLKKLFPEKDWADLHLRIIYFGREHCPAKAHDPRKCPICSVVGRKELFD